From one Lolium rigidum isolate FL_2022 chromosome 4, APGP_CSIRO_Lrig_0.1, whole genome shotgun sequence genomic stretch:
- the LOC124705545 gene encoding vacuolar protein sorting-associated protein 2 homolog 3, whose translation MNPFAKKPTPREAIRNSKRELTNATRGIERDIGTLQQEEKRLVAEIKRTAKTGNEAATKILARQLIRLRQQISTLQGSRAQIRGIATHTQAMQANTSVAAGMQSASKAMGAMNKQMDPAKQMKVMQEFQKQSAQMDMTNEMMSDSIDNILDDDQAEEETDELANQVLDEIGVDVASQLSSAPKGRIAGKKAVADDSSEFDELEKRLAALKNP comes from the exons ATGAATCCCTTCGCGAAGAAGCCAACGCCGCGAG AGGCGATCAGGAACAGCAAGCGGGAGCTGACGAATGCGACAAGAG GTATTGAGAGGGACATTGGGACACTACAACAAGAG GAAAAGAGGCTGGTTGCTGAAATCAAAAGGACTGCAAAAACTGGCAATGAG GCAGCGACTAAAATCCTCGCCCGTCAACTGATCAGGCTGCGACAGCAAATTTCCACTTTACAAGGTAGCCGAGCTCAGATTCGTGGCATCGCAACACATACACAG GCAATGCAAGCCAACACTTCAGTGGCTGCTGGCATGCAAAGTGCGAGTAAAGCGATGGGGGCTATGAACAAG CAAATGGATCCTGCCAAGCAGATGAAGGTAATGCAAGAATTCCAAAAACAGTCAGCACAAATGGATATGACG AACGAGATGATGTCTGACTCAATTGACAACATCTTAGACGATGACCAGGCTGAGGAAGAGACTGATGAGCTTGCTAACCAG GTGCTCGATGAGATTGGCGTTGATGTTGCCTCACAG TTGTCCTCTGCTCCTAAAGGAAGAATTGCCGGAAAGAAGGCTGTGGCTGATGACAG TTCGGAGTTTGATGAACTCGAGAAGAGGCTTGCTGCTTTGAAGAATCCATAA